AATCCTCTCATGGGGTGGGCTTATATTTTCTGAAATCCAATTCTGTTGAGAACAGACAACTAATAGATGTACAAGGCCTGGGCTCTGCTTATTCCCCTCTGATCCTTTCACACCTGGGGTCAGTCCCCAATCTACATGCCTGGCAAGATTCCCACTCAGATATTTTActtctttgtatctgtagcacTTGGCCCAGCATAAGGTCCAGGCTCTCTAGGTGACAGGCAGATGCTGCCCTGCATAGTGTTGCCAACTGACACCAAGTAATGAATGCTCACCCACCgactcccttcctttctcattagGACTAAGACACTGCCCTTTGGACTCACTTCTCCTAGGCTGCCTCTACCATCCCCTCCTGTGGAAAGAGCACCCACAGACTGGCTCCTTGTTTCCATGTgactcctctccctttctcccacttCCACCCAATGTCAGGAACTGATCTTTGGGTTCTTGTCCTATTAAGAACTGGATGGGATGTCAGAGGCCACGTAGCACAAGCCCtttgtttacagatgaagaagctggggCCCATGGAGGAGAAGGGACTaggccaaggtcatccagggGATGAGCATCTGAGACCAGCTTTGAGTTTCCTCCTGACCAGGAGATCTTTCCCAGAATGCAACAGGCTCCTCTGGGGAAACAATGGGGATTCTTTTCAGGTATACCTTTGACAAGACAGATGCTGCTGAAATTTCTTCTAGCCATGAGGCTGCGGTTTATAGCACACGTTACAGCCATTATCTCATaccagccccattttacagacagagagaggggagggagaggaaaatcaTGTTTCagatgctgagagagagagagagagacaaggagggagagggtgagggagatgggagagggaaacaggaaacagagaggcagagatagagacagagagctagAGACAGAAACAGGCAGAGATAGAGGAggtaaagggagagagggaagagaaagaagtgaggAGAGGAAGGGTAGGGAGAGGGAAATCATGCTtgaaacttactacctgtgtgtgtgtgtgtgtgtgtgtgtgtgtgtccgtgtgtctgtgtgtgtctgtgtaaggggggagggagaagagagacagagaaaagcaaagacagagaaggagaggggagggagaaacagagaggcagagatagagacaagagggagagacagaaacattcagagagagaaaggaagaagaggaaaggacagaagaaagagTCAGGCAGAgatagaggaggaagagacagaaaggagagaggggagagaaagaagtgaggagagagagggagagggagacttactaccgtgtgtgtgtgtgtgtgtgtgtgtgtgagggggggagggaggagggagagaaggagggaaggagggaaggggagagagagagagagagagagctcgcCAGCAGAAGAGAGccaaagagagtgagagagatctGTGAAGTAGTTTCACAGTCAAGCAGAGTTCTTTGAACACCCTCATCCAGCTGGCTGGGTAGGATGTGGTCACTGGAACATGTCAGTGGTTCCCTGAGCTGCCGTCTATCACATCTGGTCTTTTGATTTGGAAGGCTGGTGCATGAGGGCTCCCCAGGGACCAAGGCAAGGCCGTTGCCTGTCAGGTCACTGGAGGAGCCCTATCCATGCCTGAGGACAATGGAAGCCATCAAATCCAAAAAGGACCAAGAGCCCCTGAGGtctagggaaaaggaaagaacccAGGCTCATTCAGGACAGATACCAGGACTCCAGATGCAGTCCAAGTCCATGCCTGGGGGCCAGGGCATTGAGAGTCTCAttttgggggcggggggagaggatGGAGTCAGGGCTCTGAGAGGTTGAGGGGATGGATATTCCTTAGATCTGGAACGTTGCCAGAAAACTAAGAACTGAGTCCCAGCCTCCTGGCTCTGGGGGCCTCCTTTATTCGCCTGGGAAATGGGCCCTTCTCTGGCACAGGTCCTTCCTGTCTTTGAAACAGCTGAGCTGCTGCTCTTGACCCCAGAGCCTCTGGATGTCCTCACATGCTCCCCAGCTCCCCCAGAGGCCCCAATCCTCTCGATATAGAAGTGAAGATCTCAGAGGGTGTGGTTCTATTGGTCTTGAGCTgtctccccagtgcctagcagagagcctggcacacagtaggtgctaaataattACATTGATCATTCACTGTAGGAGAGAGAAGTTTGCTGAAAATGAGAAAGCTTTTCCCCTTTTTAgtctctaaattaaaaaaaaaaagtgaaagaataaaTAATGACATCATCTGCCTGCACAGGAGAAAGGGGTTGGGGACCATCTGAGGTAGGCAGTGAAAAGGGGCCCCAGGACAGGGAGAAGAGAGCAGCTGGACTCATCAGGTGGTAGTTTCCAGAGACCAGCAAAAAGCAATGGATGGGAAGCTTTCCCAGAATCTTCAGCCTGCAAAGCCTGAAACTTTGAATGACCCACATGCACATGAAAAGGTCAGGGAGGCAATGAGGTAAAGTCAGGAATGGGCTGACTTTGGAACCGTGGAACCTGGATTGGAAGCTGGCTTCTCTGCCTGCTTCGAAGGCAAGCTGATGGTACCAGaagtagagcactggacctggaatcaaaaaTCAagccccagacacttcctagctgtgtgcccctgggcaagttacttaatctctgcctcagtttcttcaaccctaaaatggggataaaatagcccctacctcaaaggattgttgtgaaaatcaaatgaaaaaatagttgTAAAGGACCTGGCACACtgaaggcccttaataaatatttctttccttcttccttccttttgcctgtgtgaccttagacaaataagtcatttcatttccccgggtctcagtttcctcaaatataaaatgagggagttaacttaggtagcctctgaggtccctcctaacTCTAGACCTAGGAACCCATGAAATGGATGCAGATTGTCAAACATGATGAGGTtggtcccctcctcccactcacAAACTGGAGAAATAGAGAACTGGACAGATAGAAAGTCTCAGAGTAGAGGAGCTGACCCTGCTCAAATCAGATCATGGAGAGAAAGGAGCTGAGAGGTGGACACCTTGTGTGTGGATCCTACTTGGGATGTGGTCCAAGCCAGAGCTGAGACCCCGGTGGGTCCCAGAGTATGGGCTCCAGTTTCTCCCTACCAATACTTTAGGCCAGGATTTCAGCTGAACCTGAGCACTAGAGATATAGTGCCCAATAAGGAGCAGCATACAGATGTCACCAAAGGTCGCAGAAGGTGTATGCATTGCCTTGGCTATATACATAATCTAGTGACTGTGCATCTCTACTAGTATATTCTATGTGTTGTCCTCTCTTCCCATTGACTTTATGGAAGTATACCCCCAGTTTAAGGGGGAGATGTTCTGTACCTATTTTGATTGCTGTACACTTTCAGGAAATTTCTTTGTGCTCATTTTTCCACTTGGTTGACTGCTGGAGGGAAACACATGAGGGGGGCTCATGCGTTATAGTTTAAGGAATGCAGGCCCACGAAATGTATTCAACCTGGGTTATAGAGTTGGAATTAGGACCTCAGAAGTCCTctcttccagatgagaaaacagaggtttaGACCTGCCCAAAGTTATACAGGTAgagccaaaattcaaacccaggaccttTGTCTCCAAATACAGTTCTTTGCAGTACACCACTGACTGATTTGATTCCGTTCCAGAATACTTGGGCTACACCCTCAGACTGAGCCTTTAGAAGGGACATCTAGAGagaatcaatcagcaaatatttctttaaactcctactgtatgccagacataGGTGTggatccccccaaaaaaaccagtccctgtcctcagccACATTTTATTGTGAAAAGGTTGTAAAGGTAGGTTATAGGCACATGCAAAATTAGggaagagggatcaggaaaggtttcatatagaaGGTCACTCAAGACACCCTGACGTCAAATATTCTAGGCAAGGAGACCAGAGATGATGTGGAGAGTACctgagaggcagaaagaggtcagtttgactggaccacTGAGTGTTAAGAGTGGAGTAGGCacaaggctagaaaggtaggctaGAGACAAGCTGCAAAGGTTCTTAAATGCCCAACAGAAGAGTCTGCATTTGACcatagaggtaatggggagccattggagtttattgagtagtggagGGACTGGACAGACGTGTTTCAGGAAAATCTCTTTGTCAATCTAGAGAGAACCAGTTAAGACAGGTAGAGAGAAACCTGTAGGATACACAGACTCCGGTTACTTGAAGGGGCGTCATCCACCTGCCTTCATGCCTCAGTTTAAGTAGCCCAGCACCTTGGGCATAGTAGCACTTCCCCACCTCCAGACCACCAGCAGGCCTCCACAGCCATCATCCAATAACCCTTGAGAAAACAGGAGCCCAGTGTCTGCAGGTGCTGCATCCTTGCACCCCCCCCAACCCAAACAGCAGCTGGGTCAGCCAAAGTCCCACAAAACAAGTTCCTGCCCCCCAAATCTTTGGCACCGTCAAATCAGAAACAGattttttatcagtggaaatggcaCTCAAGAAGATATCTTATCATCTGCCTTGCTGCTGCGCCCTcaggactgggggagggggaagtgccATCTGTTCTGTAGCTGGGTCCTCTGCCCTGataaaatgtgagctccctgagagcagaggCTGACATGATTTCCTCATTGTATCCCACCACCCAGGATGATGCTTGGCCCATCGAAAGGATTGCTTTTATACTCTCTGAAAAGGAAGAAGCCTGGACTGTTTAGGAGATCAGTTGTGTCTTTTCTGTTGGATTAAATAAAACTCAGCCTGTATTTCATATATGAAACAAATTGCATGCGAAGgtgagacttttttctttttctttctcttttctttttctgtagagacacagacacaaagtGTATTTTTCGGATGTCCTCAGGGGAAGCCTTGGGTCAGGGCATGAAGAGAGATTAAATGTGGTCAGAGAAATCCACATAAGAGGTTCCTAGTGATGGGgtacacatgtggccctctaggtcctctagTTCAGCCCTTTGACTTGAGGATCTGGAGGGcgacatgtggcctcgaggctgaaggttccccacccctggattaggTAGAAACAGAATTCAACTTTGGGTCTGTGGAGGTCTTCTCTCCAAtggggaaatgtgtgtgtgtgtgtatgtgtgtgtgtgtatttctgtagCTTTTTTAGATACAGTTCCAATTTTGACCTTTCATCAATTCTACAAGATAATGTCAGAACATGAAGAATTCTCCGTTATACTTTTGGggatactgaggcacagagaggttattTAGTCCCAAACTATAAAGTAATTCACTACAGAACCCAGACAAAAAAACTCAGTCATCTTAGTGGTCATCATACAGatcaccatttttttaaaaaggggaggcAGTATAGTATAATGGTTAGGGCACCGGACAGGGAAACCAGCatacaaatctcacctcagacacttagtatctgtgttACTCCGGGCAAGTTATTCCTCcctcggcctcagtttctttctctttaaaatgaggaggccGTCTGGCATCAGGGTCCCGGAGCTCTCACTCGAGTTCTGAGTGCCCTAAGGGCAAAGCCGAAGCGAAGCGAGGCCCCCCAGTTGTTCGCAGCTCCAAGAGAAGAGGAAATCTGGGCGAGTCTCCGACCCTCTGGATCCCCTTGCTCTTAAGgtttggagagggaaggagagagcaggAGGGAAAAGAAGCCACCATCCCGGGAGAGGCTGGAGCCAAAGGAAAAGGGGTGAATCAGCGAACACTCGAGCTGCAGGGGAGAGGGCGACCCTGGGGAAGCAGCTGGAAGCTGGAAGCCCCCCGACCGTGCCCTTGGAACCGCGCATCTGGCCCAGGCAGAGCACCTCAGTAAAACGAGATGGGTGGGGTGCGAGAGGGCATCCCTCCCCGATGCTCGTCCAGTCGGTCCTCAACCCCAACCACGCCCCGTCAATTCCAGTGAAATTTATGGGATTTCCTCCCGCGCCCCTCTGAAATGAGCCCCACAAGCCTCCTGCCTCTCCCGATAGGACCCTAGGGCGCCTGGAATTTTCAGGGGAGATCCCTAGTGGGAGGATGGGGGCACCAAgatctcccccccccaccccgtcTACTGAAGGGGCTTCACGGAGGCCAAGGGAAGTATCTAGGGGTATCCCTCAAAGGAAGTACCCAGCAGCAATCTAGGATCTCTCGTCCTCCTCTTCAGCCGTCTTCTGCATCTTCTGGGGACCCTCTCTTTcctgggtggagggagggaatgcTAAGCGCTAGttccctccttttccacttgactCTTTTCTCGACTCCAACCAGAAGAGCCTGGCGAGCGAGTTCTAGTATGTTTGAGGTGCGCAAGGAAGCCCCCGCCACCCGCTCCGAGCTCACAGCCCCGGGTGAGGCACAGGACAGGTCCCGGCCTTCCTATCTTGGCGTGTAGTCCGAGGGGCAACGCAGGAGTGGCGTGGGACTCGGCCCCTAAGAGCCAGCTCGCTCGTtaaacagttgaggaaactggggcacaggGACATTGAGTACCATGCCTAAGGTAtcttaggtgggatttgaacccaggtgcttcCCACCATACCAGACTGCTTCCCTTACTGACTGGCTGACGACTACATTCCAGGTCACAGTCTCCTCAAGTGTAAAATCAGGGAAATAACACCTGTAGCGCCCGCCTCCTGTCTGGTTCAAATGAAATCTCGTGGGTTAAGCCTTTGAGCGCAATGCAAACACCACTTATTAAATGTGTCTTAGAAGAAGAGGAGGCGGGCAGAGGAGACGGGAGTGCCCAGAGTCCACGCCTGTCCTTTCTCCTCGGGAGTGCGGAGTGGTAAGAGGCCACCTGGCCAGAATCGAACAGCGGCAGGCTCCGCGAAACAGCCCACCCATCACCGGACTGACCCACTCCTGTGCGCACTTGCGCTCGGCGTGGATAACCCCATCCCACCCCCCGTGGGGCCAAAGGGCTGGCTCTCCTTCAGTGTGCCAAAGTGCCCGGGCCGGTGGGCAGCACCAAGCCCCGAGACCAGCTATCTCTTCTTGGAGAGGAGCCAGCAGTGGCGGCCCCTGGTGGAGTTACGGTCAGAGGTGTGCAAGCTCCAGCCCCGGGCACTGATGTTCATACGCACGCACCCACCCACCCATTCAGGAGCCTTCCTGCAGGTGACAAGAAAACCGAGGTCTGAGATCCAGGGAAAGAAAGGAGCTCGAGACCCAGGGTTAAAGTCAAGGGCTTCGGGTTTTCAGTCCCCAGCTCTTTCCATCGGAcagcctcccttctcctgccTCACCAGATAGAAACTGGACCCTAGAACCCGCCCAAACAGGTGCGAGACGGGTCACTAACTTCCAGCACCCCAAGGCAGCCTACCCCCCAGTTCTGGTCAGTCTCCAGAGCTCCCAGCAGGAGCCCTGTTGGCGCCCCGGTCATCGGGCGGAGTTGGGCTCGAGACTCCCCCCGGGGCGCAACACTGAATCCCCCCCTCACCCGCTCCCCCTAACTTCCCTCCCAGGCCCCCTTCCCAGGCCCTGGGGACTGCAGCCTCGGCTTGTCATTGGTCGGGAGCGCCCGCGGGAGCCCCAGGCTCCGCCAGCCGGGGTGGGCGGGGGGATGACATCAGTGGGCCGCTTGGCTTATAAAGGCACTGAGGGGAGAAGCCGGGTTCAGAGCGCTCCCAGCCGGCGCAGCTGAGCAGCCGCAAACGAGCGCAAGTCCACTTGGCACCCCCGCGGCACTCCGACTCCACTGCAACGCGGCGCTGGGCAGCTCGGGCAGCGCCGCTCTCCGCCCGCTGCGCTGCGCTCAGCTGCGAGCGCCCGCCGCCAGCTCGGAGTCCGGCTAGCCATCCTTCTCCGCAGCCCTTGCACCCCTGCACCCCTGCGCGGGCCCCAGAATCCCCCAGCACCATGCACGCCTCGCAACTGCTGGCCTGGACGCTGCTTCTGACGCTCCTCTCCCTTCGCCCCGAGGCCAAGCCAGCCGCGCCGCAGAAGGTGGGTGCCCCTCTCTCCCCGGTGcagaggaggtggggagggggggcagaTTTGCCTGGGGAGAAGGAGAGTCCTTCCCGGGTCCCTGGGAAGTACTTAGACAGTCGGCCGGCCCCGCGGGATCCCCGGGGCCCAGGGGAGGTGGTTTGGAGTTCACAAGAAAGAAaccccctttttccctttcccggGTGACAGAAGTAGGGACGGGCACCTGGCCAAACTTAGGATGCGCCCAGGAGCGGGAGGCACAGGCAAAGTGCCCAAGAGTCCCCAGACCAGAGGGTCACTTGGAGGGAAAGAGGGCGGGGGCGTTGGATGGCACAGCAGGTGAATGATGGTGCTCCCCGAGAAGGAGAAGGGTCGGGGCACAGGTCGGGGCAGAATCCGCGATCTTGCGGCGCAGGGGGTAGTGAGGGTGCTTTGGAAAAGGGGTCTACGTCTACATCCCTCCTGCCCCCGACAGCCCCCGCGGACCCCGCCTGGAGAGGAGCTGGCGGGGCTCTTGGCTGCAGCCGGCGGGGACAAGAAGGGAGACAAGGTGCCGGGGggcggcggcgggggcggcgGTGGGGCCAATGCCAAGGGCTCCAACGCGCGGCTACTTCGCGACCTGCGAGTGGACACCCGCTCGAGGGCGGCTTGGGCGCGCCTTCTGCACGACTACCCCAACGCGCGCAAGTTCAGAGGCGTCAACAAGAAGGCCTTGTCCAAGGGTTGCTTCGGCCTCAAGCTGGACCGGATCGGCTCCATGAGCGGCCTGGGATGCTAAGGCGGCGACCCCTGGCGGCGGTGAGTTTCTCGGACCCCTCCTCCTCTGAGCCCTGGAGCAGGTGCCTGCGTGAGTCTCAGTGTCCAAGATCTAGAAACTGTCAGAGAACTTCCCTGTCCAGCAGCCTCCCtgacccccattttatagatcaggaaactgagaccagagagcGAACCAGGGTCACAAAGTGGCAAGTGAAAGGGATAGAGCTGATTGGGAGTATGAAGATCCAGGTTCAGATCCCCTGACTCTGCCCTGCATGACCTTTGGCACTTCATGCCTTCACGggtctgtttccccatctgtaaaataggggttgGGTCAGATCTAAATCTAGGAACCCTAActgcagtcaggatttgaattctggtccttcTATTCCAAATCCCAAACTCTTTTCTACTAGATGAGTCATGAGTCAATGGCAAGAGAACTGGGGTACAGACCCTTGGGagtgtgtctctttctctgtttctgggTCACTAagttagacctggaagagacctcataGATTGTGTGCTCCAGCCCCCTcgtgttatagatgaggaaactgaggaacagggaagggaagagacttggccaaggtcacccaggtattattcatcagaggcaggatttgaacccaggacttctgacttcCTTACACTGCACCACACTAAGACCTTAAGctaccttggagatcatctggtccaacttctcccttttacagatgaggatactgaggctcagagaaaagaGAGTTGACTAAGGGTGCACAACTAATAAGGAGGAAAGTCAGATTCCAACCCCTGACTCAAAgattccatcccttcctcctcattttaccctctggggaAAAAGGACTAATCTTTTTTCCACATGATGGGCCTTCCAATACCTAAAGATAGccacctcttctgtaaaatgaggctaacaaTCCCAAAGGCACAGCTGTACCATATTCCCATGATTCCCTACCACTCCATAATCCCTTAGCTGCAGGGGAGGGATCTCTATGCCATGGCTGTAGCCAGCTTTGGCAAAGAGCCAGCACATGGCTCAGGGAAGGCAGTTATAGCCTGGGCTTCATGCCCACAATCCTGAAAGGCAAGGGTCTCCTCTGATGGCACCAGGCAGCAGAAGCCTGCATTTTCTCTGTTTAAGAGCAGACAAGGCAGTTATCCCTGTTGGGTGAGAGGTCAAAAAATGTATAAGGGAGGGGGGACTGTTGAGGATACTACTTCAAAGCCAAAGATGAGTACactgagaaataaaaaacatGGATCTGTTGCAGCTGGAGTCCCAGGGGGtaggatgcccattaattgtaccaggatggggtggggagaggggaggggtggagagaaaGTATTCTTAAGTCCCATGTTTATAAAGAAGATACTTCTTCACAAAAGCAAATAGGCACTCCATCCCTCCTGTTTTAACTGCAAAATAAACAAttaactgtgtgtgtatatacatatgtattcacaATTCAAATAACCTGTATACAGAAAAATAGTCTGTCCCATGCAAGTCATGGCTCCTGAGAGCCCTGTGCAGAAGACACTGCGCCCAAGGGTGTGGAACCTTGGCTTTGAACTGTTCGAATCTTCTACCTGAATTCACCCTAGGATGTTGGATtgaaaacaaaccaaccaaccgtAGCCTCTTTTTAAGCAGGAACAAAGACCCCTCTCCTAGGTCCTGATGCTAATGCATCCTACGTACCTCTGGTGAGGAATGCCTGGTTTCCCTATCCCAGCTTAAGGAGAAGTCAAATCAAGTAGATGAGCCATCCCACTAGATGTAAACgttacttccttccttcattgGTTGGACTGCATCCAAACCCATCAGTCTGGAAACACCTTCCCTCTACAGAGTGGCAGCTCAAGCTCCTCTGTAGCTTCCAATATGGGAGAGCTACCTGGAAGACGGAGTGAGACCCCTCCCATCCCCTTCTACCTGCTCTAGAATTCAGCTGTTCATCCCTTCTCCCAAC
The DNA window shown above is from Notamacropus eugenii isolate mMacEug1 chromosome 2, mMacEug1.pri_v2, whole genome shotgun sequence and carries:
- the NPPC gene encoding C-type natriuretic peptide; the protein is MHASQLLAWTLLLTLLSLRPEAKPAAPQKPPRTPPGEELAGLLAAAGGDKKGDKVPGGGGGGGGGANAKGSNARLLRDLRVDTRSRAAWARLLHDYPNARKFRGVNKKALSKGCFGLKLDRIGSMSGLGC